The proteins below are encoded in one region of Thermococcus sp. 21S7:
- a CDS encoding transglutaminase-like domain-containing protein, translating into MKRKIVLQVTQLLAVFSNGARRKLKILCGNKCIALSKRAEEGLVMRKPVITSLGVVLLVLLGVLASACIQRDSVSTSSAPSPTVSSLPDGREQETTTTESLDSDGDGLKDESEIYVYKTDPQKADTDGDGLNDGVEVLETGTDPLKSDTDGDGIPDGEEKEMHLNPLSADADNDGISDYDEVFVFNTSPLRADSDSDGLYDPEELSNGTNPLVPDSDGDGLTDGEEVLKFYTDPLVNDTDGDGLLDGVEVETYYSDPLSTDTDHDYLPDGYEVQIGTDPAWDWRYSFDEEAVKAGLSKLLRSRVHGLAESFIVYNSTLDRAWAILEWIDGNIEYNHTKAEYVEEEVQYWDTWTEDAKLRYMNLTRLQAANDTAFGLHSGICGDYAFLTAALLLEANISPVYMLDIDYWNESIGHATVAIKVNGTYLVLDQHLPFIPLGNYYWYSIHNMKKEIENATFYKVEVDENGEIKVSSWTWTGTRLRGMAYTMTEEDVRLVQNLAKQLLVELYPQYKEDARLRASAEADFDSLVESGEFSHHFLPSGFRKGWSLASWRYLGWYYHPVIAKKLVMSYWPRKALEDEDWIEVLEVSDKYYLKLWWTGDKIEVAARDGSSWTVPELLLALEVGS; encoded by the coding sequence GTGAAAAGAAAGATAGTCCTGCAGGTTACCCAACTTCTCGCAGTTTTTTCCAACGGAGCGCGGCGTAAGCTTAAAATACTTTGTGGTAATAAGTGTATTGCCTTGTCAAAAAGAGCTGAGGAGGGCCTTGTAATGCGTAAGCCGGTTATAACTTCCCTTGGAGTCGTACTCTTAGTGCTTTTGGGGGTTTTGGCGTCGGCCTGCATTCAGAGGGATTCTGTATCTACTTCGAGTGCTCCAAGTCCAACGGTTTCATCTTTACCTGATGGTAGAGAGCAGGAGACCACAACCACCGAGAGCTTAGATTCCGATGGAGATGGCCTCAAGGATGAAAGCGAAATTTATGTTTACAAGACTGACCCACAGAAGGCAGATACTGACGGCGATGGACTGAATGATGGGGTTGAGGTTCTGGAAACTGGCACTGACCCGCTCAAGAGCGATACTGATGGAGATGGCATTCCTGACGGTGAAGAGAAGGAAATGCATCTGAACCCTTTGTCTGCAGATGCCGACAATGATGGTATTTCTGATTATGATGAGGTGTTTGTGTTTAATACTAGCCCACTACGCGCCGACTCGGATTCGGACGGCCTTTACGATCCAGAGGAGCTTTCAAATGGTACCAATCCACTGGTCCCTGATTCAGACGGAGACGGGCTGACTGATGGGGAGGAGGTTCTTAAGTTTTATACTGACCCGCTCGTCAATGATACTGATGGTGATGGCCTTCTGGATGGTGTAGAAGTTGAGACTTACTACTCGGATCCTCTGAGTACTGATACTGACCATGACTACCTGCCAGACGGTTATGAAGTTCAGATTGGCACGGATCCGGCGTGGGACTGGAGATATAGCTTTGATGAAGAGGCCGTAAAGGCAGGCCTAAGCAAACTGCTCAGGAGTAGAGTCCATGGCCTCGCGGAGAGTTTTATTGTATACAACTCAACGCTTGACAGGGCGTGGGCGATTTTGGAATGGATTGACGGGAACATTGAGTATAACCACACCAAGGCCGAGTATGTGGAGGAGGAAGTGCAGTATTGGGACACCTGGACAGAAGATGCTAAATTGAGATACATGAACCTCACGCGATTGCAGGCGGCAAATGATACTGCTTTTGGACTCCACTCCGGCATCTGTGGAGATTACGCGTTTCTTACTGCAGCATTACTTTTGGAAGCCAATATCAGCCCGGTATATATGCTTGACATTGATTATTGGAACGAGTCGATTGGCCACGCAACAGTTGCGATTAAGGTGAATGGCACGTATCTTGTTTTGGATCAGCATCTCCCATTTATCCCTCTTGGAAACTATTATTGGTATTCGATCCACAACATGAAAAAGGAGATTGAGAATGCAACTTTTTACAAGGTGGAAGTTGATGAAAATGGGGAAATCAAAGTTTCGAGCTGGACATGGACCGGAACCAGACTTAGGGGCATGGCATATACTATGACAGAAGAGGATGTAAGGCTTGTTCAGAACCTGGCAAAGCAGTTACTCGTTGAACTTTACCCTCAGTACAAGGAAGATGCGCGTTTGAGGGCGTCCGCGGAGGCCGATTTTGATTCACTGGTAGAGTCAGGTGAGTTTTCACACCACTTCCTCCCGTCAGGATTTAGAAAAGGATGGTCCCTTGCAAGTTGGAGGTATCTTGGATGGTACTATCATCCAGTTATTGCCAAGAAGCTTGTAATGTCATACTGGCCAAGAAAAGCCCTTGAAGATGAGGATTGGATAGAAGTATTGGAGGTCTCAGATAAATACTATTTGAAGCTCTGGTGGACAGGGGATAAGATTGAGGTTGCAGCGCGGGATGGAAGTTCCTGGACAGTACCAGAGTTGCTCCTGGCGTTGGAGGTGGGTTCGTGA
- a CDS encoding ATP-binding protein, protein MNMNKFFEMVGRAFDEAMKNHEDLVILIDGRERTGKSALARSLAYYLRDNHGARFDLSKNVYFTVADVAMMFKALRSQKQTPAGTIHIIDEAQNVLHHRRSMSTFNILFDEAIKSIGALRQVFIFCTPAFWELDILHRRTDILVHVYRRGYAGAWVPPRLWQLFSATMTLKRKTKIVSFSQIISQTGIVPTMNFHFSPPGDEADYNRLKNRHIREFASQIGDKIIEKLGIAAAWEQLNEQVAAADIDELIRRVV, encoded by the coding sequence ATGAACATGAACAAGTTCTTCGAGATGGTCGGGCGGGCGTTTGACGAGGCCATGAAGAACCACGAGGACCTTGTGATTCTCATTGACGGAAGAGAGAGGACTGGAAAATCGGCCCTTGCGAGAAGCCTTGCATACTATCTCCGCGACAACCACGGAGCCCGCTTTGACCTCTCGAAGAACGTTTACTTTACAGTTGCTGACGTGGCGATGATGTTCAAAGCTCTTAGAAGTCAGAAACAGACACCAGCTGGAACAATTCACATTATAGACGAGGCTCAGAACGTTCTCCACCACAGACGCTCGATGTCAACGTTCAACATCCTCTTTGACGAGGCAATCAAGTCAATCGGCGCGCTGAGACAGGTTTTCATCTTCTGCACTCCAGCATTTTGGGAGCTGGATATACTCCACCGCCGCACCGACATACTCGTCCATGTCTACCGCCGTGGCTACGCTGGCGCGTGGGTACCACCAAGGCTCTGGCAGCTGTTCTCTGCAACGATGACGCTGAAGAGAAAGACGAAGATAGTCAGTTTCTCGCAGATAATCTCGCAAACCGGCATAGTGCCCACGATGAACTTTCACTTCTCGCCACCAGGCGATGAGGCGGACTATAACAGGCTGAAGAACAGGCACATCCGCGAGTTTGCGAGTCAGATTGGAGATAAAATCATCGAGAAGCTCGGAATCGCGGCGGCATGGGAGCAACTGAACGAACAGGTCGCCGCCGCGGATATTGACGAGCTTATCAGGAGGGTGGTATGA
- a CDS encoding AbrB/MazE/SpoVT family DNA-binding domain-containing protein: MDSSDNIELIEPLAKFHTRVLSQNRITLPKETREVYSINAKDYVIVILRKLRNSEPIKRALVILRVSSQGVTPLPVELVRKLNLSKGEIIEVILLKVIHTPQILIEGIPPNIVGEVHAKGFVFLDPSLEREIMLHSFRQ; the protein is encoded by the coding sequence TTGGACTCATCGGACAATATTGAGCTAATAGAACCATTAGCAAAGTTCCACACACGAGTGCTATCTCAAAATAGGATTACGTTACCTAAAGAGACACGAGAGGTTTATTCTATAAATGCCAAGGATTATGTTATCGTAATTCTAAGAAAGCTCAGAAACTCTGAACCTATCAAAAGAGCGCTGGTAATTTTGAGAGTCAGTAGCCAGGGCGTGACTCCTCTTCCGGTGGAACTTGTAAGAAAGCTAAACCTAAGCAAAGGTGAGATTATAGAGGTTATTCTATTAAAAGTCATCCATACTCCGCAAATTCTCATAGAAGGTATCCCACCCAATATCGTTGGAGAGGTCCATGCAAAAGGATTTGTGTTTTTAGATCCTAGTTTAGAAAGAGAGATTATGCTTCACTCTTTTAGGCAATGA
- a CDS encoding AbrB/MazE/SpoVT family DNA-binding domain-containing protein, with amino-acid sequence MPDQDSETRVIEPLAKFQSKLRPQGKVMIPIYIREYYGIQDGDFVVVIIRVPDESKRIRGRIFAVAKVYDRGVFTIPKKVRDKYGLKVGDFVEILLIDYILVRSQLESKVGPILTPKVQFNEIDEEATLLTTLGGTANDW; translated from the coding sequence ATGCCCGACCAAGACAGCGAGACCAGGGTAATCGAGCCACTGGCGAAATTCCAAAGCAAACTCAGACCACAAGGTAAGGTCATGATTCCTATCTATATTAGAGAATATTATGGAATTCAGGATGGGGATTTTGTGGTTGTCATAATAAGAGTTCCAGATGAATCCAAGAGGATTCGCGGGCGGATTTTTGCGGTGGCTAAGGTTTATGATAGAGGCGTTTTTACAATCCCAAAGAAGGTTCGGGATAAATATGGGCTAAAAGTGGGTGATTTTGTGGAGATTCTCCTCATTGATTATATTCTCGTTCGCTCACAGCTGGAAAGCAAGGTTGGACCTATCCTCACCCCGAAAGTCCAATTCAACGAGATTGACGAGGAAGCCACACTCCTAACAACCCTAGGGGGCACGGCCAATGACTGGTAA
- a CDS encoding integrase, whose protein sequence is MSSVMVRWPGFEPGSPAWKAEDFAGLWVSLEEQFLEWLSGRVKAGELSEETAAEYTRALKKFFDKYSPHSVEELEKALTKENYKRHLCKALRKFVTFLKSRKIIDPIRAEELKESIPIKPTKESEVRISTEELLEAWEYHKKHSDEVTKLFFKILVFSGARLRTVHKMLTQFEPERLIILPDYPNVAKYALMERHGNKAALFIYMPVELVEEIRPVKIKEATIRKRLKYGRVNSSTIRKWHATFLSRKGIKDHVINYIQSRVKRSVLERHYLELEGEADEAYSRVVEELKKVLEGGE, encoded by the coding sequence TTGTCTTCCGTTATGGTGCGGTGGCCGGGATTTGAACCCGGGTCACCGGCTTGGAAGGCGGAAGATTTCGCAGGATTGTGGGTCTCGCTTGAAGAGCAGTTCTTAGAATGGCTCTCAGGGCGAGTAAAGGCTGGAGAACTTTCAGAAGAAACGGCCGCAGAATACACCAGAGCTCTGAAGAAGTTCTTTGACAAATACAGCCCACATTCGGTCGAGGAACTTGAGAAGGCCCTCACCAAAGAAAATTACAAACGCCACCTCTGCAAGGCCCTCAGGAAATTTGTGACGTTCCTGAAGAGCAGGAAAATCATCGACCCAATCCGTGCCGAGGAGCTGAAAGAGTCAATACCGATCAAGCCCACGAAGGAGAGCGAGGTCAGGATTTCAACCGAAGAGCTGCTTGAGGCTTGGGAGTATCATAAGAAGCATTCTGACGAAGTTACTAAGCTTTTCTTCAAGATTCTCGTGTTCAGCGGAGCAAGATTGAGGACAGTCCACAAGATGCTGACGCAGTTTGAGCCGGAACGCCTGATAATCCTACCCGATTATCCCAACGTGGCAAAATATGCCCTCATGGAAAGGCACGGCAACAAGGCAGCGCTCTTCATCTACATGCCAGTAGAGCTCGTTGAAGAGATACGGCCAGTGAAGATAAAGGAAGCGACGATCAGAAAACGCTTGAAGTACGGCAGAGTGAATTCTTCGACTATCAGGAAGTGGCACGCAACGTTTCTCTCCAGAAAGGGCATCAAGGACCATGTGATAAACTACATCCAGAGCCGTGTCAAGCGCTCTGTTCTTGAAAGGCATTACTTGGAGCTTGAAGGTGAGGCCGACGAGGCGTATTCCCGCGTTGTGGAGGAGCTGAAAAAGGTGCTGGAGGGGGGAGAATGA
- a CDS encoding AbrB/MazE/SpoVT family DNA-binding domain-containing protein — protein sequence MTGKAKIMEPLAKFHAQPTTKGRITIPKETRKLYNIEEGDYAELLIRKLDPQTKKPTKRAVLIAKVGVNGRVVIPSELSRMMGIQLKQDIIEALLLNFFKPEDILTDKVVFSKYKTQLLRRGYAIISEDDESTIGFDSYGGVYLGLIGQY from the coding sequence ATGACTGGTAAAGCTAAAATCATGGAACCTCTAGCTAAATTCCACGCACAACCCACCACCAAAGGCCGAATCACCATACCAAAAGAAACCCGCAAACTCTACAACATCGAAGAAGGCGACTACGCAGAACTCCTGATACGCAAACTCGACCCACAGACCAAAAAACCCACGAAAAGGGCCGTACTGATAGCTAAGGTGGGGGTGAATGGGAGAGTAGTTATACCATCGGAATTATCCAGAATGATGGGGATACAACTAAAACAGGATATAATCGAGGCCCTTCTACTCAACTTTTTCAAGCCGGAGGACATTCTAACGGATAAGGTCGTCTTTTCTAAATACAAGACCCAACTGCTAAGACGGGGATATGCTATAATTTCCGAAGATGACGAGAGCACAATCGGATTCGATAGTTATGGAGGTGTATACCTTGGACTCATCGGACAATATTGA
- a CDS encoding serine protease produces MPTWHQVLNHIENFPNPYDHTRRNVLNDIHKHTSSDVVLYATAWTDPTNPAHLVSLVDADLEGFVEVTRTLNGETLNFILHSPGGSLTVAENLVDYLRDRYDYIRVIIPQAAMSAATMIALAADEILMAPHATLGPIDPQFMIPTENGYQMVSAEAILKQFEQAKQECSQNPNVLAAWMPILKQYPPGILIECQNAMALAKELVEEWLAEYMFHGQPDAEEKAHKIAEFLSSHEDTKVHDRHITRKKAMKLGLNVQPLERDPDFYEMAMTLYHTVTLTFDQTSVIKIFDNHNGESIVRVKR; encoded by the coding sequence GTGCCCACATGGCACCAAGTTCTCAACCATATTGAAAACTTCCCAAACCCATATGATCACACTCGGAGAAATGTTCTAAATGATATTCATAAACATACGTCCTCGGATGTTGTTCTGTACGCTACTGCGTGGACAGATCCAACAAATCCTGCCCACTTAGTCTCACTTGTTGATGCTGACTTAGAAGGTTTCGTTGAGGTGACCAGAACCCTCAACGGAGAAACCCTCAACTTTATCCTTCACAGTCCTGGAGGTTCGTTAACTGTAGCAGAAAACCTCGTAGATTATCTCCGTGATAGGTATGACTACATTAGAGTCATTATTCCGCAAGCAGCCATGTCTGCTGCTACCATGATAGCACTGGCAGCAGATGAAATTTTAATGGCTCCACATGCAACCCTCGGACCTATAGACCCACAGTTCATGATACCTACGGAAAACGGCTACCAAATGGTCTCAGCAGAAGCTATCCTAAAGCAATTCGAGCAAGCCAAGCAGGAGTGCTCTCAGAACCCTAACGTCCTCGCAGCATGGATGCCAATACTTAAACAATATCCGCCCGGAATTCTGATAGAATGTCAGAACGCTATGGCACTTGCCAAGGAACTCGTAGAGGAGTGGCTTGCAGAATACATGTTCCATGGGCAACCAGATGCTGAAGAAAAAGCTCACAAGATTGCAGAATTTTTGTCTAGCCATGAAGATACTAAAGTACACGATAGGCACATCACGAGGAAAAAAGCTATGAAACTCGGCCTAAACGTTCAGCCACTTGAGCGGGATCCTGACTTCTACGAAATGGCCATGACACTATATCACACAGTGACCCTCACCTTTGACCAGACCTCAGTAATAAAGATCTTCGATAACCATAATGGGGAATCAATCGTAAGAGTCAAAAGGTAA